One Oryza glaberrima chromosome 11, OglaRS2, whole genome shotgun sequence genomic region harbors:
- the LOC127755302 gene encoding uncharacterized protein LOC127755302 — MNTAAASGGDGVAGVQLQEFAYFVVIDLEATCERGRRIYPQEIIEFASVVVDGATGEQLAEAFRAYVRPLHHRELTDYCRELTGIAQADVDAGVDLREALRAHDAWLDARGVKNAAGGGGGGGGFAVVTWGDWDCRTMLEGECRFKGIIGDGKPEYFDRWINLKVPFRQVFDRGGARRIGLEEALAVAGLAFEGRPHSGLDDARNTARLLALLMRRRGGVRLAITGSLPPPPSQLVAIGASAAATPGVGGGGARVHYCQCGVASRVGVARRPGPTQGRRFFGCGRWTPARGAVCSYFVWEDVDMSRANPRP; from the coding sequence ATGAataccgcggcggcgagcggaggcgatGGCGTTGCCGGCGTCCAGCTCCAGGAGTTCGCCTACTTCGTGGTCATCGACTTGGAGGCGACGTgcgagagggggaggaggatatACCCGCAGGAGATCATCGagttcgcctccgtcgtcgtcgacggcgccaCCGGCGAGCAGCTGGCGGAGGCGTTCCGGGCGTACGTCCGGCCGTTGCACCACCGGGAGCTCACCGATTACTGCCGGGAGCTCACCGGCATCGCGCAggccgacgtcgacgccggcgtGGACCTCCGCGAGGCGCTGCGCGCGCACGACGCGTGGCTGGACGCGAGGGGCGTCAAgaacgccgccggcggcggcggcggcggcggagggttcGCCGTGGTGACGTGGGGCGACTGGGACTGCCGCACCATGCTGGAGGGGGAGTGCCGGTTCAAGGGGATCATCGGCGACGGCAAGCCGGAGTACTTCGACCGGTGGATCAATCTCAAGGTCCCCTTCCGGCAGGTGTtcgaccgcggcggcgcccgtcgGATCGGACTGGAGGAGGCGCTCGCCGTGGCCGGGCTGGCGTTCGAGGGGCGGCCGCACAGCGGCCTCGACGACGCGCGCAACACGGCGCGCCTCCTCGCGCTCCTGatgcgccggcgaggaggggtCAGGCTCGCCATCACcggctcgctgccgccgccgccgtcgcagctgGTCGCCATTGGCGCCAGCGCGGCCGCGACGCcgggagtcggcggcggtggcgcgcgcgtgCACTACTGCCAGTGCGGCGTGGCGAGCAGGGTGGGGGTGGCGCGGAGGCCGGGGCCGACGCAGGGGCGGCGCTTCTTCGGGTGCGGCAGGTGGACGCCGGCGAGAGGGGCGGTGTGCTCCTACTTTGTGTGGGAGGACGTTGATATGTCTCGAGCAAATCCACGGCCATAG
- the LOC127754023 gene encoding N-alpha-acetyltransferase MAK3, producing MSAAAAEATERGEPSGGGGEIAYVSYGGEHHLPLVMSLVDEELSEPYSIFTYRYFVYLWPQLTFLAFDPKDGKCVGTVVCKMGEHRGAFRGYIAMLVVLKPYRGRGIATELVTRSIRVMMESGCEEVTLEAEVTNKGALALYGRLGFIRAKRLYRYYLNGVDAFRLKLLFPRPDPGMHPMMMLGNERDDQHMDSPYL from the exons atgtcggcggcggcggcggaggccaccGAGCGGGGCGAGCCCtcgggcggaggcggagagatCGCGTACGTCAGCTACGGCGGGGAGCACCACCTCCCGCTGGTGATGTCGCTGGTGGACGAGGAGCTCAGCGAGCCCTACTCCATCTTCACCTACCGCTACTTCGTCTACCTCTGGCCCCAGCTCACCTTCCTC GCGTTCGATCCCAAGGATGGCAAGTGCGTGGGGACGGTGGTGTGCAAGATGGGGGAGCACAGGGGGGCCTTCAGGGGGTACATCGCCATGCTCGTAGTGCTCAAGCCCTACCGCGGCAGGGGAATCG CCACCGAATTGGTTACGAGATCTATTCGGGTAATGATGGAATCTGGCTGTGAGGAG GTGACACTTGAAGCAGAAGTTACGAACAAGGGCGCCCTCGCCTTATATGGTCGTTTGGGTTTCATCCGAGCAAAGAGGCTGTACAGATACTATCTGAATGGCGTCGACGCATTTCGCCTGAAGCTGCTGTTTCCTCGCCCTGATCCTGGTATGCATCCAATGATGATGCTAGGCAATGAGAGAGATGACCAGCACATGGATTCTCCTTACTTGTGA
- the LOC127755642 gene encoding uncharacterized protein LOC127755642 → MADHPSSSPTAATSPPPRKRPRDASPSEEEEGGLPGGPSSPSPSPAGYIFMCSGATKPECYARGVMGQPRGRLPAVSLIRRGAALFLYDFDSRHLHGPYRAASDGGLDLAPAAFGGRFPAQVKFTIDGDFMPIPESSLRSAIKENYSNGKFSSELTLAQVENLRTLFRPIVVQPEPGLPNNFDDRQPARPAEYLPPSTSHPTQPAAYCSMSPTAPSLVCDKPHSAAENDENGCSSGSSMSSPAGYIFMCNGVTKAECYRHRVMGLPLGSLDVVSRIRRGTVLFLYDFDAKHLYGPYHADSNGGLTLVPDAFRGRFPAQVKFTVDGDFMPIPESSLRTAIKENYSNGKFSPELTLVQVEKLRALFRPIIVMPESALFHNDSDRHPVPPAGYLPPASHPSQPAAYVHQQHQTSYIPPSTAHPMPPESCAHSYAQMPPPNMQFTTPPYHMSTAEYPYQAAHTAYSSLPSANNISMANNLYGQQSLSDHVSATGYYTAPYYATHQIGMHPVDPPRSHYLGTTSERITYGTEHEAATTNLQPISHYGSIPSGATAAPEAAATNSELVCNSGATPSASATGAAMTNLQHVRNYGSMPSSVIGAAAHSSEGSQFEQAAIYITHAPGTYYCYGASSAIYSYPGNTASCDGNNVAAAPSVYAVAAPPAYQ, encoded by the exons ATGGCGGACcacccttcctcttcccctacGGCGGCcacgtctccgccgccgcgcaagAGGCCGCGGGACGCCTcgccgtcggaggaggaggagggcggcctcCCCGGcgggccgtcgtcgccgtcgccgtcgccggcggggtACATCTTCATGTGCAGCGGGGCGACGAAGCCGGAGTGCTACGCGCGCGGAGTGATGGGCCAGCCGCGGGGGAGGCTGCCCGCCGTCTCCCTGATCAGGCGGGGCGCCGCGCTCTTCCTCTACGACTTCGACTCCAGGCACCTCCACGGGCCCTaccgcgccgcctccgacgGCGGCCTCGACCTCGCCCCCGCTGCCTTCGGTGGCCGCTTCCCCGCCCAG GTCAAATTTACAATTGATGGTGATTTCATGCCTATCCCAGAAAGTAGCCTAAGAAGTGCTATAAAAGAGAACTATTCCAATGGGAAGTTCAGCTCAGAACTTACCCTTGCACAG GTTGAAAATCTGAGAACATTGTTTCGCCCAATTGTTGTGCAACCAGAACCTGGACTCCCAAATAATTTTGATGATAGGCAACCTGCTCGTCCTGCTGAGTACCTACCTCCTTCCACTTCTCATCCAACGCAGCCAGCCGCTTAT TGCTCCATGTCCCCTACTGCACCTTCTCTGGTGTGTGACAAACCACATTCTGCGGCAGAGAATGATGAGAATGGTTGCTCCAGTGGGTCCTCCATGTCATCGCCTGCTGGGTACATCTTCATGTGCAATGGCGTGACGAAAGCTGAGTGCTACAGGCACCGGGTGATGGGCTTGCCACTGGGGAGTCTAGATGTGGTGTCCCGGATCAGGCGTGGCACAGTGCTCTTTCTCTATGACTTCGATGCCAAGCACCTCTATGGGCCCTACCATGCCGATTCCAATGGTGGCCTCACACTCGTCCCGGATGCCTTCCGGGGCCGCTTTCCTGCCCAG GTTAAATTTACAGTTGATGGTGATTTCATGCCTATCCCAGAGAGTAGCCTAAGAACTGCTATAAAAGAGAATTATTCCAATGGGAAGTTCAGCCCAGAACTTACCCTTGTGCAG GTTGAGAAACTGAGAGCATTGTTTCGTCCAATTATTGTAATGCCAGAATCTGCACTCTTCCATAATGACAGTGACAGGCATCCTGTTCCTCCTGCTGGTTACCTACCTCCTGCTTCTCATCCATCACAGCCAGCTGCTTATGTGCATCAGCAGCACCAAACTTCTTATATTCCTCCTTCGACTGCTCATCCGATGCCACCTGAATCTTGTGCACATTCATATGCTCAGATGCCTCCTCCAAACATGCAGTTCACTACACCTCCTTACCATATGTCAACAGCTGAGTATCCATATCAAGCAGCGCACACAGCATATAGTTCATTGCCCTCAGCCAACAATATCTCTATGGCCAACAATCTCTATGGCCAACAATCTCTTTCTGATCATGTTTCGGCTACTGGCTACTATACTGCCCCATATTATGCCACCCACCAAATTGGCATGCACCCAGTTGATCCTCCAAGATCACATTACTTAGGAACTACATCTGAGAG AATTACCTACGGTACAGAGCATGAGGCGGCCACGACAAACTTGCAACCTATTAGCCATTATGGGTCCATTCCAAGCGGTGCAACCGCAGCACCTGAGGCAGCTGCGACAAACTCAGAACTAGTTTGTAATTCTGGGGCTACTCCAAGTGCTTCAGCAACTGGGGCAGCTATGACAAACTTACAACACGTTAGGAATTATGGGTCTATGCCAAGCAGTGTGATTGGAGCTGCGGCACATTCATCTGAGGGGAGCCAATTCGAGCAGGCTGCCATTTACATCACTCATGCACCTGGAACCTACTACTGTTATGGAGCTTCCTCGGCGATCTACTCCTACCCAGGGAACACAGCATCCTGTGATGGAAACAATGTGGCTGCTGCTCCGTCAGTATATGCTGTCGCAGCACCACCAGCATACCAGTGA